One segment of Mycolicibacterium baixiangningiae DNA contains the following:
- a CDS encoding D-alanyl-D-alanine carboxypeptidase family protein translates to MACSRSSRWSRTLIAGCALALTLSSVGVAVPKAAVAQPQPAGALTLPEGPAQAWLLADLDTGRILASRNPYERHAPASTIKVLLAMVVLDHLSPDNFARANTSHTEVECSCVGLAPGQPYTTRQLLAALLMVSGNDAANMLADMLGGQRSAVAAMNRKAAAVGARATRASSPSGLDGPGWESVTTPHDLAAMLRAALAYPLIAQIMRAPSAQFPGKTITNQNELLTRYPGDLAGKTGYTNLARKTYVGAAQRGSRRLAVVQMYGTGDLYGQAIGLFDWGFGQA, encoded by the coding sequence GTGGCCTGTTCGCGTTCGAGTCGGTGGTCGCGAACGCTCATCGCGGGATGCGCGCTCGCGTTGACTTTGTCGTCGGTCGGGGTGGCCGTACCCAAGGCCGCGGTCGCGCAACCACAACCGGCGGGCGCGCTCACGCTCCCGGAGGGGCCCGCACAGGCGTGGCTCCTCGCCGACCTCGACACGGGCCGAATCCTCGCCAGCCGCAACCCGTATGAACGCCATGCCCCCGCGAGCACCATCAAGGTGCTGCTGGCAATGGTCGTCCTCGACCACCTGTCCCCCGACAACTTCGCCCGGGCCAACACATCCCACACCGAGGTGGAGTGTTCCTGTGTCGGGCTCGCACCCGGCCAGCCCTACACCACCCGCCAGCTGCTCGCGGCGCTGCTGATGGTGTCGGGTAACGACGCCGCCAACATGCTCGCCGACATGCTCGGCGGTCAGCGATCCGCGGTCGCGGCGATGAACCGCAAGGCCGCGGCCGTCGGCGCCAGGGCCACCAGGGCCTCCTCGCCGTCCGGACTCGACGGTCCAGGATGGGAGTCGGTCACCACCCCTCACGATCTCGCGGCGATGTTGCGGGCCGCGCTGGCCTATCCGTTGATCGCCCAGATCATGCGCGCCCCGTCGGCCCAGTTCCCCGGTAAGACGATCACCAATCAGAACGAGTTGCTCACCCGCTATCCCGGTGACCTCGCCGGCAAGACGGGCTACACCAACCTCGCCCGCAAGACGTATGTCGGTGCGGCGCAACGAGGTAGCCGCCGCCTCGCGGTGGTGCAGATGTACGGGACCGGCGACCTGTACGGCCAGGCGATCGGCCTGTTCGACTGGGGGTTCGGCCAGGCCTAG
- a CDS encoding ribonuclease HII translates to MPASWPPRTVIRKASGLRTLESALYRNGLGPVAGVDEVGRGACAGPLVVAACVLGPNRLESLAALDDSKKLGEKERERLFPLIRRYALAYHVVFIPSEEVDRRGVHIANIEGMRRAVAGLPLRPGYVLSDGFRVPGLPTPSLPVVGGDAAAACIAAASVLAKVSRDRLMVAMEREHPGYGFAEHKGYSTPAHTAALAALGPSSQHRYSFINVRRLVPAGTPQVAGVLTDDEPGQCYELG, encoded by the coding sequence TTGCCGGCGTCATGGCCGCCCCGCACGGTGATCCGCAAGGCATCCGGTCTACGCACCCTGGAGTCCGCGCTGTACCGCAACGGGCTCGGCCCGGTGGCCGGCGTCGACGAGGTGGGCCGCGGCGCGTGCGCCGGCCCGCTCGTGGTCGCGGCGTGCGTTCTGGGTCCGAACCGGTTGGAAAGCCTCGCCGCGCTCGACGATTCGAAGAAGCTGGGCGAGAAGGAGCGCGAACGGCTGTTCCCGCTGATCCGCCGCTACGCGCTGGCCTACCACGTGGTGTTCATCCCCTCGGAGGAAGTCGACAGGCGCGGTGTGCACATCGCCAACATCGAGGGAATGCGGCGGGCGGTGGCGGGTCTTCCGCTGCGGCCGGGTTACGTGCTGTCCGACGGATTCCGGGTGCCTGGGCTGCCGACGCCGTCACTCCCGGTGGTCGGCGGCGACGCGGCCGCAGCCTGCATCGCGGCGGCCAGCGTGCTGGCCAAGGTGAGCCGCGACCGGTTGATGGTGGCGATGGAACGCGAGCATCCCGGGTACGGTTTCGCCGAGCACAAGGGCTACAGCACCCCGGCGCACACCGCCGCGCTCGCCGCGCTCGGGCCGTCCAGCCAGCACCGCTATTCGTTCATCAACGTGCGCCGGCTGGTTCCTGCGGGTACACCTCAGGTTGCCGGTGTGCTGACCGACGATGAACCCGGGCAGTGCTATGAACTCGGGTAG
- a CDS encoding DUF2469 domain-containing protein: MSAEDLEKYETEMELSLYREYKDIVGQFSYVVETERRFYLANSVEMVPRNANGEVYFELRLADAWVWDMYRPARFVKQVRVITFKDVNIEEVEKPELRLPE, translated from the coding sequence ATGAGCGCCGAGGATCTCGAGAAGTACGAAACCGAGATGGAGCTGTCGCTGTACCGGGAGTACAAGGACATCGTCGGGCAGTTCAGCTACGTGGTGGAGACCGAGCGCCGCTTCTACCTGGCCAACAGTGTCGAGATGGTGCCACGCAACGCCAACGGCGAGGTGTACTTCGAGTTGCGGCTGGCCGACGCGTGGGTGTGGGACATGTACCGGCCCGCCCGGTTCGTCAAACAGGTTCGGGTGATCACCTTCAAAGACGTCAACATCGAAGAGGTCGAGAAGCCGGAGCTGCGGCTGCCCGAGTAG
- a CDS encoding STAS domain-containing protein, translated as MEMDDETVDCSLAHGDALAIEQSWVERTVVLTVSGDLDMLTAPALTEAIQAAARHEPTALIVDLSTLEFLASAGMTLLITTQEKLAPATRFGVVAEGPATSRPLRMVGVDRLVPLYRTLPDALVGSADQGK; from the coding sequence ATGGAGATGGACGACGAAACAGTCGATTGCAGTCTCGCCCACGGCGACGCCTTGGCAATCGAGCAGAGCTGGGTGGAGCGGACCGTGGTACTCACGGTCTCGGGAGACCTGGACATGCTGACCGCTCCTGCGCTGACCGAAGCCATCCAGGCCGCAGCCCGACACGAGCCCACAGCGCTGATCGTGGATCTGTCGACACTGGAGTTCCTGGCGTCAGCGGGAATGACTTTGTTGATCACCACCCAAGAAAAGCTTGCACCGGCGACCCGATTCGGTGTCGTCGCTGAAGGCCCCGCCACCAGCCGGCCACTGAGAATGGTCGGGGTGGACCGGCTCGTGCCCCTGTACCGGACCCTCCCCGACGCTTTGGTCGGCTCAGCTGACCAGGGAAAATAA
- the rplS gene encoding 50S ribosomal protein L19: MNTLDFVDQASLRDDIPAFGPGDTVNVHVKVIEGSKERIQVFKGVILRRQGGGIRETFTVRKESYGVGVERTFPVHSPNIDHIDVVTRGDVRRAKLYYLRELRGKKAKIKEKR; the protein is encoded by the coding sequence ATGAACACGCTGGACTTCGTCGATCAGGCGTCGCTGCGCGACGACATCCCGGCTTTCGGCCCCGGAGACACCGTCAATGTGCACGTGAAGGTCATCGAGGGCTCCAAAGAGCGCATCCAGGTCTTCAAGGGTGTCATCCTGCGCCGGCAGGGTGGGGGCATCCGCGAGACCTTCACGGTTCGCAAGGAGAGCTACGGCGTCGGTGTGGAGCGCACGTTCCCCGTGCATTCGCCCAACATCGACCACATCGATGTCGTCACCCGCGGTGACGTCCGCCGCGCGAAGCTGTACTACCTGCGTGAGCTTCGCGGCAAGAAGGCGAAGATCAAGGAGAAGCGCTGA
- the lepB gene encoding signal peptidase I: MTDSAESSPEDTVGRVESGADPDADDRDDTPERKHSALRELAILVTIAIVLYYVMLTFVARPYLIPSESMEPTLHGCPGCVGDRIMVDKVTYRFTEPEPGDVIVFKGPPNWNIGYKSIRSDNPALRVVQNALSVVGFVPPDENDLVKRVIAVGGQTVECRAATGLTVDGKRLEEPYLDPETMMADPAVYPCLGNEFGPVTVPEDKLWVMGDNRTHSADSRAHCTNLPGDAQRGLLCTGDPEAGTIPVDNVIGKARFIAWPPSRWGGVGSVNPQTADANQ, from the coding sequence GTGACCGATAGCGCCGAGTCGTCGCCCGAGGACACCGTCGGCAGGGTCGAATCGGGTGCCGACCCGGACGCCGACGATCGGGACGACACCCCCGAACGCAAACATTCCGCGTTGCGGGAGCTGGCGATCCTGGTCACCATCGCGATCGTCCTGTACTACGTGATGCTGACGTTCGTCGCACGGCCGTACCTGATTCCCTCGGAGTCGATGGAACCCACGTTGCACGGGTGCCCGGGCTGTGTCGGCGACCGCATCATGGTTGACAAGGTGACCTACCGGTTCACCGAACCGGAGCCCGGCGACGTGATCGTGTTCAAGGGACCGCCCAACTGGAACATCGGCTACAAGTCGATCCGGTCGGACAACCCCGCGCTGCGCGTCGTGCAGAACGCGCTGTCGGTGGTCGGCTTCGTCCCGCCGGATGAGAACGACCTGGTCAAACGGGTGATCGCCGTGGGCGGCCAGACCGTCGAATGCCGCGCGGCCACCGGGCTGACAGTCGACGGTAAACGGCTCGAAGAGCCGTACCTGGACCCCGAGACGATGATGGCCGACCCCGCCGTCTACCCCTGTCTGGGCAACGAGTTCGGGCCGGTCACCGTCCCCGAGGACAAGCTGTGGGTGATGGGGGACAATCGCACCCATTCGGCCGATTCGCGCGCACACTGCACCAACCTGCCCGGCGACGCGCAGCGCGGTCTGCTGTGCACGGGTGACCCTGAAGCGGGCACCATTCCGGTGGACAATGTGATCGGTAAGGCGCGGTTCATCGCCTGGCCGCCGTCCCGATGGGGCGGGGTGGGCTCGGTGAACCCGCAGACCGCTGACGCGAACCAGTAG
- a CDS encoding nuclear transport factor 2 family protein: MLSLAEISDRLEIQQLMVDYSSAIDQRRFDDLDGVFTPDAYIDYRATGGIDGPYPDVKKWLADVLPNFPAYSHLVGNFDVTVSGDTATSRTICFNPMVMGGDAGQVYFVGIWYVDEFARTADGWRMTRRVEEKCFDKLV; this comes from the coding sequence ATGTTGAGCCTGGCGGAAATCTCGGACCGGCTGGAGATCCAGCAGCTGATGGTCGACTACTCCTCGGCGATCGACCAGCGCCGGTTCGACGACCTCGACGGGGTGTTCACGCCGGACGCCTACATCGACTACCGCGCCACCGGCGGCATCGACGGCCCCTACCCCGACGTGAAGAAGTGGTTGGCCGACGTGCTGCCCAACTTCCCGGCGTATTCACACCTGGTGGGCAACTTCGACGTCACGGTCTCCGGTGACACCGCGACGTCGCGGACCATCTGTTTCAACCCGATGGTGATGGGCGGGGACGCCGGCCAGGTGTACTTCGTCGGCATTTGGTACGTCGACGAGTTCGCCCGCACCGCGGACGGTTGGCGGATGACGCGGCGCGTCGAGGAGAAGTGCTTCGACAAGCTGGTGTGA
- a CDS encoding serine hydrolase, with protein MPRPSVLWTATAATVVAAVVVSGCEARVHGTPPPPDGPHLTVVAPQGSMAPLPEAPPDQPAAAFAGLDDRARLASDQAAEAGADITVLVKDRNTGQLVSNGNGRGIAIASVVKLFIADDLLFSGKPLSPEDRKSFESMLRSSDDSAAEVFWNRGGGSAIVTRVAKRYGLGDTRPPGNGRWWNTISTADDLVRYYDMLLSGTGGLPQDKAEMIVSNLAASTPNGIDGTQPGGVYPQRFGIPEGLYAMPVAVKQGWMCCVSSDWMHLSTGIIGADRRYIMVIGSDQPAGAAEARATITQAVKTMFPDGRI; from the coding sequence ATGCCACGGCCGTCGGTGCTGTGGACGGCCACCGCAGCGACGGTGGTCGCCGCAGTTGTCGTCTCGGGATGCGAGGCGCGTGTGCACGGCACGCCGCCGCCTCCCGACGGCCCGCATCTGACTGTCGTCGCACCTCAGGGCTCGATGGCCCCGCTCCCCGAAGCTCCGCCCGACCAGCCCGCCGCGGCGTTCGCCGGGCTCGACGACCGGGCCCGTCTGGCAAGCGACCAGGCAGCCGAAGCGGGTGCCGACATCACCGTGCTGGTCAAGGATCGCAACACCGGCCAACTGGTCTCCAACGGCAACGGCCGCGGCATCGCCATCGCATCGGTGGTCAAGCTGTTCATCGCCGACGACCTGCTGTTCAGCGGCAAACCGCTGTCCCCGGAGGACCGTAAGTCGTTCGAGTCGATGCTGCGGTCCTCTGACGACAGCGCGGCCGAGGTCTTCTGGAACCGGGGCGGCGGCAGCGCCATCGTCACGCGCGTCGCGAAACGCTACGGCCTGGGCGACACCCGTCCTCCCGGCAACGGCCGGTGGTGGAACACCATCAGCACGGCCGACGACCTGGTGCGGTACTACGACATGCTGCTGTCGGGTACCGGGGGCCTGCCGCAGGACAAGGCCGAGATGATCGTCAGCAATCTCGCCGCATCGACGCCCAACGGGATCGACGGCACCCAGCCCGGTGGGGTGTACCCGCAACGCTTCGGCATCCCCGAGGGGTTGTACGCGATGCCGGTGGCGGTCAAACAGGGCTGGATGTGTTGCGTCAGCTCCGACTGGATGCACCTGTCGACGGGCATCATCGGCGCCGACCGCCGCTACATCATGGTGATCGGATCCGATCAACCGGCCGGCGCCGCCGAAGCCCGCGCCACCATCACCCAGGCGGTCAAGACGATGTTCCCGGACGGCCGGATCTAG
- the rpsP gene encoding 30S ribosomal protein S16 yields MAVKIKLTRLGKIRNPQYRIAVADARTRRDGRSIEVIGRYHPKEEPSLIEIDSERAQYWLGVGAQPTEPVLQLLKITGDWQKFKGLPGAEGTLKVKEPKPSKLDLFNAALAEAEGGPGAEATQPKKKKAPAKKAASDIEATADPAPQADKSEPAAEGEDATIAGATAGSSDEPAPAES; encoded by the coding sequence ATGGCTGTCAAGATCAAACTGACCCGTCTGGGCAAGATCCGCAACCCCCAGTACCGCATCGCGGTCGCCGACGCGCGCACCCGCCGCGACGGCCGCTCCATCGAGGTCATCGGCCGTTACCACCCCAAAGAAGAGCCCAGCCTCATCGAGATCGACTCGGAGCGGGCCCAGTACTGGCTCGGCGTCGGCGCCCAGCCCACCGAACCCGTCCTTCAGCTGCTGAAGATCACCGGCGACTGGCAGAAGTTCAAGGGTCTGCCGGGCGCGGAGGGCACGCTGAAGGTCAAGGAGCCCAAGCCCAGCAAGCTCGATCTGTTCAATGCCGCGCTGGCAGAGGCCGAGGGCGGCCCCGGCGCCGAGGCCACTCAGCCGAAGAAGAAGAAGGCGCCCGCGAAGAAGGCGGCTTCCGACATCGAGGCGACCGCCGACCCCGCCCCGCAGGCCGACAAGTCCGAGCCCGCCGCTGAGGGCGAGGATGCCACCATCGCCGGCGCCACCGCAGGCTCCTCGGACGAGCCCGCGCCGGCCGAGAGCTGA
- a CDS encoding D-alanyl-D-alanine carboxypeptidase family protein — MQRLAIVFAAVLAALSVAVAPVASADIDIQPVGSVPIPVGPAEAWIVADMDTGQVLAGRNDDVRYAPASTIKTLLAQVVLAEVPLDATIVADEADTRVECNCAGVAPGRTYTARQLLEGLLLVSGNDAANTLARMLGGTDVAVAKMNARAAALGAHGTNVVTPSGLDGPGMPFWSTPHDLAVIFRAAMADPVFAHITAMPTAVFPAKTGDVVLVNQDELLHRYPGAIGGKTGFTDIARKTFVGAAQRDGRRLVVALMHGLVKEGGPTYWDQAASLLDWGFALDRSANVGAL; from the coding sequence ATGCAGAGGCTCGCCATCGTGTTCGCCGCCGTCCTGGCCGCGCTCAGCGTCGCCGTCGCTCCGGTCGCGAGCGCCGACATCGACATCCAGCCGGTCGGCTCGGTGCCCATCCCCGTGGGACCCGCCGAGGCGTGGATCGTCGCCGACATGGACACCGGTCAGGTGCTCGCCGGCCGCAACGACGACGTTCGGTACGCACCGGCGAGCACGATCAAGACGCTGCTCGCCCAGGTCGTCCTCGCCGAGGTGCCGCTCGACGCGACGATCGTCGCCGACGAAGCGGACACCAGGGTCGAGTGCAACTGCGCCGGGGTGGCACCCGGCCGCACCTACACCGCACGCCAACTGCTCGAGGGGCTGCTGCTGGTGTCGGGCAACGACGCGGCCAACACGCTGGCCCGCATGCTGGGCGGCACCGACGTCGCGGTGGCGAAGATGAACGCCAGGGCCGCCGCGCTGGGCGCCCATGGCACCAACGTCGTGACACCGTCCGGATTGGACGGGCCGGGGATGCCGTTCTGGTCCACCCCGCACGATCTGGCCGTGATCTTCCGCGCGGCGATGGCCGATCCGGTGTTCGCGCACATCACCGCCATGCCGACGGCGGTGTTCCCGGCCAAGACCGGCGACGTCGTCCTGGTCAACCAGGACGAGCTGCTGCACCGCTATCCCGGAGCCATCGGGGGAAAGACGGGCTTCACCGACATCGCCCGCAAGACCTTCGTCGGCGCGGCGCAGCGCGATGGCAGGCGGCTGGTGGTCGCGCTGATGCACGGGCTGGTCAAAGAGGGCGGACCCACGTACTGGGATCAGGCGGCCAGCCTGCTGGACTGGGGCTTCGCGCTGGACCGCAGCGCGAATGTCGGTGCACTCTGA
- the trmD gene encoding tRNA (guanosine(37)-N1)-methyltransferase TrmD, translating into MRIDVVTIFPRYLDPLRESLPGKAIESGRVELGVHDLRGWTHDVHRSVDDAPYGGGPGMVMKAPVWGAALDDLCTEDTLLVVPTPAGRLFDQATARQWSAERHLVFACGRYEGIDQRVVDDAARRMRVAEVSIGDYVLTGGESATLVMVEAVVRLLPDVLGNPESHADDSHSAGLLEGPSYTRPPTWRGLDVPGVLLSGDHAKVAAWRHEQALTRTRERRPDLLTDS; encoded by the coding sequence GTGCGAATTGATGTCGTCACCATCTTCCCGCGCTACCTCGATCCATTACGAGAGTCGTTGCCGGGCAAGGCAATCGAGTCCGGGCGCGTCGAGCTGGGGGTACACGACCTGCGCGGGTGGACCCACGATGTGCACCGTTCGGTCGACGATGCGCCCTACGGCGGCGGGCCCGGCATGGTGATGAAGGCGCCCGTGTGGGGCGCGGCGCTCGACGACCTCTGCACCGAGGACACGCTGCTGGTGGTACCGACCCCCGCGGGGCGGCTGTTCGACCAGGCGACCGCCCGCCAGTGGAGTGCCGAACGGCACCTCGTGTTCGCCTGCGGCCGCTATGAGGGCATCGATCAGCGCGTCGTCGACGATGCCGCGCGGCGGATGCGGGTGGCGGAAGTCTCGATCGGCGATTATGTGCTCACCGGAGGGGAGTCGGCGACGCTGGTGATGGTCGAGGCGGTCGTGCGGTTGCTGCCCGACGTGCTGGGCAACCCCGAATCCCACGCCGATGACTCACACTCCGCCGGTCTGCTCGAGGGACCGAGTTACACGCGACCGCCGACGTGGCGCGGACTGGACGTGCCCGGGGTGCTGTTGTCCGGCGACCACGCCAAGGTCGCGGCGTGGCGGCACGAACAGGCGCTCACGCGAACCCGGGAGCGGCGCCCGGACCTGTTGACCGACAGCTAG
- a CDS encoding class I SAM-dependent methyltransferase, which produces MASLRQRLLTNLAGQLGRPHGALGGVVAGALNRGNGQAIATAVAAAQVPAGGVAADIGFGGGAGLRLLVDAVGTGGTVHGVEISDDMLDRARRAFRHDLDSDRLRLTRGSLTALPFDDASLDAAITVNTVYFIDDLDAVGTELARTLRPGRRAAIGVGDPDAMRALPMTPYGFRLRPVADIVAVLEAAGLAVTVESRTDGRMPRHTITAQRAG; this is translated from the coding sequence ATGGCCTCACTTCGTCAGCGACTGCTCACCAACCTTGCCGGACAGCTGGGCCGTCCGCACGGCGCGCTCGGCGGAGTGGTCGCCGGCGCGCTCAACCGCGGGAACGGGCAGGCGATCGCGACGGCCGTCGCGGCGGCGCAGGTGCCGGCCGGCGGGGTCGCCGCCGACATCGGCTTCGGCGGGGGTGCCGGGTTGCGACTGCTCGTCGACGCCGTCGGCACCGGCGGCACGGTCCACGGTGTCGAGATCTCCGACGACATGCTCGACAGGGCGCGGCGGGCCTTCCGCCACGACCTCGACAGTGACCGGTTGCGGCTGACCCGGGGCTCGCTCACCGCGCTGCCCTTCGACGACGCCAGCCTCGACGCCGCCATCACCGTCAACACCGTGTACTTCATCGACGACCTGGACGCCGTGGGGACCGAGCTCGCGCGGACACTGCGGCCCGGGCGCCGGGCCGCCATCGGGGTGGGCGATCCGGACGCCATGCGAGCGCTACCGATGACGCCCTACGGATTCCGGTTGCGTCCGGTGGCCGACATCGTCGCGGTGCTGGAGGCCGCCGGCCTGGCGGTGACGGTCGAGAGCAGGACCGACGGCCGGATGCCACGGCACACGATCACCGCGCAACGGGCGGGCTGA
- a CDS encoding HAD-IIA family hydrolase, translating to MRANAECWLTDMDGVLVREEHALPGAAEFLARLVERERPFLVLTNNSIFTPRDLAARLARSGLIVPEEAIWTSALATATFLADQLPGGSAYVIGEAGLTTALHEAGYTLTDVGPDFVVLGETRTYSFEAITKAVRLILRGARFIATNPDVTGPSAEGPLPATGSVAAMITKATGREPYFVGKPNPMMFRSALNRIEAHSESTVMVGDRMDTDVVAGIEAGLETILVLTGSTSIEDVERYPFRPSRVLPSIAEAIDLV from the coding sequence GTGCGCGCGAATGCCGAATGCTGGCTCACCGACATGGACGGTGTCCTCGTCCGCGAAGAGCATGCGCTGCCCGGGGCAGCGGAGTTCCTCGCCCGACTCGTCGAACGGGAGCGGCCGTTCCTGGTCCTGACCAACAATTCGATCTTCACCCCTCGCGATCTGGCCGCCCGCCTGGCGCGCTCCGGGCTGATCGTGCCGGAGGAGGCGATCTGGACCTCGGCGTTGGCGACCGCGACCTTCCTCGCCGATCAGCTGCCGGGCGGGTCGGCCTACGTCATCGGGGAGGCCGGGCTGACCACCGCACTGCACGAGGCCGGGTACACGCTGACCGACGTCGGACCGGACTTCGTGGTGCTGGGCGAGACGCGCACCTACTCCTTCGAGGCCATCACCAAGGCGGTCCGGCTCATTCTCAGGGGTGCCCGGTTCATCGCCACCAACCCGGACGTGACCGGTCCCTCCGCGGAGGGACCGCTGCCGGCGACCGGATCGGTGGCCGCCATGATCACCAAGGCCACCGGGCGGGAGCCGTACTTCGTGGGAAAACCGAATCCGATGATGTTCCGCAGCGCGCTCAACCGCATCGAGGCGCACTCCGAGAGCACCGTGATGGTGGGTGACCGGATGGACACCGACGTCGTCGCAGGTATCGAGGCCGGGCTGGAGACGATCCTCGTGCTGACCGGGTCGACGTCCATCGAGGACGTCGAGAGGTACCCGTTCCGGCCCAGCCGCGTGCTGCCGTCCATCGCCGAAGCCATCGACCTGGTGTGA
- the rimM gene encoding ribosome maturation factor RimM (Essential for efficient processing of 16S rRNA) has translation MDLVVGRVVKAHGVTGELVVDVRTDDPDSRFTPGAQLRGRPSKGGAERHFVIDAARPHGGRLLVRLDGVADRASADALRGILFLVDTGELPPIDDPDEFYDHQLEGLRVRTVAGADIGTVAEVLHTAAGELLSVKTPEGAEVLVPFVTAMVPRVSLTEGLVEIDPPEGLLDLE, from the coding sequence ATGGACCTCGTAGTCGGGCGGGTCGTCAAGGCGCACGGCGTCACCGGTGAACTGGTGGTCGATGTCCGCACCGACGATCCTGACAGCCGGTTCACCCCGGGTGCGCAGCTGCGCGGGAGGCCGTCGAAGGGCGGTGCGGAGCGGCACTTCGTGATCGACGCCGCGCGCCCGCACGGCGGCCGGCTGCTGGTGCGACTCGACGGGGTGGCCGATCGTGCCTCCGCCGATGCGCTGCGCGGAATCCTGTTCCTCGTCGACACCGGAGAGCTTCCGCCCATCGACGATCCCGACGAGTTCTACGACCATCAGCTCGAAGGGCTGCGCGTGCGCACCGTCGCCGGTGCGGACATCGGCACGGTGGCCGAGGTTCTGCACACAGCGGCCGGTGAACTGCTGTCGGTGAAGACGCCCGAAGGAGCCGAGGTGCTTGTGCCGTTCGTCACGGCGATGGTCCCGCGGGTGTCGCTCACCGAGGGGCTGGTGGAGATCGATCCGCCCGAGGGTCTGCTGGATCTGGAGTAG
- a CDS encoding response regulator transcription factor, with protein sequence MAPPTHSPITVALVDDYDVVLMGVANMFDRYRDRVLVAELDANMGVKDAVDIVLYDSFAQPESDHDEIAVLVANPRARRVVVYTWNFHPDLIASARQHGAHGYLSKTLPARELVAALEAVHAGETVISDVPPRARSAVGLDWPGRGEGLSDREAEILALITQGKSNADVAALTYLSPNTVKSYIRTIYRKIGVASRTQAVLWGVDHGFTPDYNRIDHWKGGP encoded by the coding sequence ATGGCACCACCGACCCATTCGCCGATCACCGTCGCGCTCGTCGACGACTACGACGTCGTGCTGATGGGCGTGGCCAACATGTTCGACCGGTATCGCGATCGTGTGCTCGTGGCAGAGCTCGACGCCAACATGGGTGTGAAGGACGCGGTCGACATCGTCCTCTACGACTCTTTCGCCCAGCCCGAGTCCGATCACGACGAGATCGCCGTCCTGGTCGCCAATCCGCGCGCCCGCCGAGTCGTGGTCTACACGTGGAACTTTCATCCCGATCTCATTGCCAGCGCCCGGCAACACGGTGCCCACGGGTACCTGTCCAAGACGCTGCCGGCGCGAGAACTGGTCGCCGCTCTCGAGGCGGTGCACGCCGGAGAGACCGTCATCAGCGACGTCCCGCCGCGGGCCCGTAGTGCTGTTGGACTCGACTGGCCCGGTCGCGGCGAGGGACTCAGTGACCGGGAGGCTGAGATCCTGGCCCTCATCACCCAGGGCAAGAGCAACGCCGACGTCGCGGCGTTGACATATCTCAGCCCCAACACCGTCAAGTCGTACATCCGCACCATCTACCGCAAGATCGGGGTGGCGAGCCGCACCCAGGCCGTGTTGTGGGGCGTCGATCACGGCTTCACGCCCGATTACAACCGCATCGACCACTGGAAGGGTGGGCCCTGA
- a CDS encoding RNA-binding protein: protein MSSVVVDAVEHLVRGIVDNPDDVRVDLVTNRRGRTVEVHVNPEDLGKVIGRGGRTATALRTLVAGIGGRGIRVDVVDTDQ, encoded by the coding sequence GTGAGCTCAGTCGTCGTCGACGCCGTCGAGCACCTCGTCCGCGGGATCGTCGACAACCCCGATGACGTGCGCGTGGATCTGGTGACCAACCGCCGCGGCCGCACGGTCGAGGTGCACGTGAACCCCGAGGACCTGGGCAAGGTCATCGGCCGGGGCGGTCGCACCGCGACCGCGCTGCGCACCCTGGTCGCCGGGATCGGCGGACGGGGTATCCGCGTCGACGTGGTGGACACCGACCAATAG
- a CDS encoding GlsB/YeaQ/YmgE family stress response membrane protein: MIGLIISLLVIGLIAGAIARLLIPGKQNLSIPMTIALGVVGSFVGGLLGYLLFHKDGAEGFFQPSGIIGSVIGAVIVLAIWLRVGGRRSVRSR, from the coding sequence ATGATCGGACTCATCATCAGCCTCCTCGTCATCGGACTCATCGCCGGCGCTATTGCGCGCCTGCTGATTCCGGGCAAGCAGAACTTGTCGATCCCGATGACCATCGCCCTCGGGGTCGTCGGTTCATTCGTCGGCGGATTGCTCGGGTACCTGCTGTTCCACAAGGACGGTGCGGAGGGATTCTTCCAGCCGTCCGGGATCATCGGCTCCGTCATCGGTGCCGTCATCGTCCTCGCGATCTGGCTGCGCGTCGGTGGACGCAGGTCGGTCCGGTCGAGGTAG